Proteins from one Bactrocera neohumeralis isolate Rockhampton chromosome 3, APGP_CSIRO_Bneo_wtdbg2-racon-allhic-juicebox.fasta_v2, whole genome shotgun sequence genomic window:
- the LOC126752446 gene encoding ADAMTS-like protein 3 isoform X1 — translation MLRIKALSSRKQLLWLFLLALACFTYGTEFSATPKNSESSSIANGTEILKSLSNTNQKENLRSESAEENVDIDYDEEQDDDDDDDDDEVTGERPKHSRKKLISIIKRVGTTFTWDRWEKWTKCSNSCVQIRRRKCIERKLTSLDAAPIDREFYPEPNGLTGCRGIIKRFRLCKDEKCKANKKRQRDEQCAAFNRIAYKEKYYNWLGYEKEHNECELFCRPSGSGMFVSMNQSVTDGTTCGRPAVYYTHYYRRKAVCVEGVCRAVHESGAIRPATTSDAQTKCGSVLCEMVSEVFSKAKLSYGYNYVHTIPAGAMNLTVKQLARSDNLLALKTTDDIFLINGNNRASESGIFEYNDDSYDYNRELSIITAKGPISKPVVLLLFVRGHNTGIKYDYTLPVPSASITEEEELQSQWNEVGQPLDELDENNIDGSVSAQIARARERKRRKFSWKLLGFGECNRSCGPGIQPPIFRCIRDLPTRYYSPKRCAFVEKPVFSEDIYHCNRGLCPAYWRAGEYGECKCAEGVAEGVRSRYVNCVQEQNNGKVEVVSEDLCEQEKLPQLNETCNCPKLNRRKIYARGPDKTPRVFSRLVIAPTLVRSVYNSTTPLRRHLRDDRVDKAGVWLMSGWNQECSTDCGAGFEHRSIYCDRTPPYTDLCDLRFTPEQKRICSGSQQAEACQYGTWFTSEWSNCTGDCFNLQRKRAVLCLRDGVAVDESECDLLLRPRAVMNCTHKEVTFCGPKWHYSEWSECSRSCGDGVQRRYAKCLEFDWKQKAMVESSNCKYLEREPVYGTCNVQKCEELNTLFDVERDILKPIDPPVNCKDEVSNCQRINRQRLCKLHYYKTYCCATCSGYA, via the exons ATGTTGCGAATAAAAGCATTAAG TTCCAGAAAACAACTActttggttgtttttgttagcGCTAGCGTGCTTTACATATGGCACCGAGTTTTCGGCTACTCCAAAAAATTCCGAGTCATCCTCAATAGCTAACGGtactgaaattttgaaaagccTAAGCaatacaaatcaaaaagaaaacttGAGAAGTGAAAGCGCAGAGGAAAATGTGGATATTGATTATGACGAGGAGCAGgacgacgatgatgatgacgatgacgaCGAAGTAACAGGAGAAAGGCCAAAACACTCACGCAAAAAGCTTATTAGCATTATAAAACGTGTGGGCACAACTTTTACTTGGGATCGCTGGGAAAAGTGGACTAAATGTAGTAACTCTTGTGTGCAAATACGCCGCAGAAAATGTATCGAACG taaACTGACTTCACTTGATGCTGCTCCGATTGACCGTGAATTCTATCCAGAACCCAATGGCCTCACCGGTTGTCGAGGTATTATAAAACGGTTCCGGCTTTGCAAGGACGAAAAATGTAAGGCGAACAAAAAGCGGCAACGTGACGAACAATGTGCCGCCTTCAACAGAATAGCATATAAAGAAAAGTACTACAACTGGTTGGGTTATGAAAAAGAACACAACGAGTGTGAGTTGTTTTGTCGTCCAAGTGGTTCGGGCATGTTCGTGAGCATGAATCAGTCGGTGACTGATGGGACTACCTGTGGCAGACCGGCAGTGTATTACACGCACTATTATAGACGTAAAGCGGTATGCGTGGAAGGAGTTTGTCGG GCGGTTCATGAAAGTGGTGCCATACGCCCAGCCACCACCAGCGACGCCCAAACGAAATGTGGTTCGGTGTTATGTGAGATGGTCTCCGAGGTGTTCAGTAAAGCCAAGTTGAGTTATGGCTACAACTATGTGCACACAATTCCAGCGGGGGCAATGAACTTAACGGTGAAACAGCTGGCACGAAGTGATAACTTATTgg CACTCAAAACTACCGATGATATATTTCTGATTAACGGCAATAATCGCGCCTCGGAGAGTGGCATATTCGAGTATAATGACGACAGCTATGACTACAATCGCGAATTGAGTATAATCACTGCTAAGGGGCCGATAAGTAAACCCGTTGTGCTTTTG CTCTTTGTGCGCGGTCATAATACTGGGATAAAGTATGACTACACACTGCCCGTACCGTCGGCTTCCATAACCGAGGAGGAGGAGCTGCAGTCACAGTGGAACGAGGTGGGCCAGCCACTGGACGAGTTAGACGAGAACAACATTGATGGCTCCGTTTCGGCACAGATCGCACGCGCACGCGAACGTAAACGACGCAAGTTCTCGTGGAAGCTACTCGGCTTTGGTGAGTGTAATCGTTCTTGTGGACCAGGTATACAACCTCCAATTTTCCGTTGCATACGCGATTTACCGACGCGTTACTATTCACCAAAGCGTTGCGCCTTTGTAGAGAAGCCAGTCTTCAGTGAGGACATCTATCATTGTAATCGCGGACTGTGTCCAGCTTATTGGCGCGCTGGTGAATATGGGGAGTGTAAATGCGCCGAAGGTGTGGCCGAGGGTGTGCGCTCCCGTTACGTGAATTGCGTGCAGGAACAAAATAACGGCAAGGTGGAAGTGGTCTCCGAAGATTTGTGTGAGCAGGAGAAGTTGCCACAGTTGAATGAGACATGCAATTGTCCAAAGCTGAATCGGCGTAAGATTTACGCACGTGGACCCGACAAGACACCACGCGTATTCTCGCGTTTGGTGATAGCGCCCACTTTGGTGCGCAGTGTTTACAACTCAACCACACCATTGCGGCGGCATCTGCGAGACGATCGCGTGGACAAAGCAGGTGTGTGGTTGATGTCGGGCTGGAATCAAGAGTGTTCGACCGATTGCGGCGCTGGCTTTGAGCATCGCTCGATCTACTGCGACCGCACGCCACCCTATACGGATCTTTGTGATCTACGCTTCACGCCAGAGCAAAAGCGTATTTGTAGTGGTAGTCAACAGGCTGAGGCTTGTCAGTACGGCACATGGTTCACTTCCGAATGGAGTAATTGCACAGGTGATTGCTTCAATTTACAGCGTAAGCGTGCTGTGCTTTGTTTGCGCGATGGCGTGGCAGTGGATGAGTCGGAATGCGATCTCTTGTTGCGCCCGCGCGCTGTTATGAATTGCACACACAAGGAAGTGACGTTTTGTGGGCCCAAGTGGCATTACTCCGAGTGGTCGGAG TGCTCCCGCTCTTGTGGTGATGGTGTTCAACGACGTTACGCCAAATGTCTGGAATTCGATTGGAAACAAAAGGCGATGGTAGAATCGAgtaattgcaaatatttggaGCGTGAGCCAGTCTATGGCACATGCAATGTGCAGAAGTGTGAAG AACTCAACACACTCTTCGATGTGGAGCGTGATATTTTGAAGCCAATAGATCCACCTGTCAATTGCAAAGATGAAGTGAGTAATTGTCAGCGGATAAATCGACAACGATTGTGCAAATTGCACTACTACAAAACCTATTGCTGTGCCACATGCAGCGGATATGCTTAG
- the LOC126752446 gene encoding thrombospondin type-1 domain-containing protein 4-like isoform X2, which translates to MWKFWTLVLVLNLAVHESGAIRPATTSDAQTKCGSVLCEMVSEVFSKAKLSYGYNYVHTIPAGAMNLTVKQLARSDNLLALKTTDDIFLINGNNRASESGIFEYNDDSYDYNRELSIITAKGPISKPVVLLLFVRGHNTGIKYDYTLPVPSASITEEEELQSQWNEVGQPLDELDENNIDGSVSAQIARARERKRRKFSWKLLGFGECNRSCGPGIQPPIFRCIRDLPTRYYSPKRCAFVEKPVFSEDIYHCNRGLCPAYWRAGEYGECKCAEGVAEGVRSRYVNCVQEQNNGKVEVVSEDLCEQEKLPQLNETCNCPKLNRRKIYARGPDKTPRVFSRLVIAPTLVRSVYNSTTPLRRHLRDDRVDKAGVWLMSGWNQECSTDCGAGFEHRSIYCDRTPPYTDLCDLRFTPEQKRICSGSQQAEACQYGTWFTSEWSNCTGDCFNLQRKRAVLCLRDGVAVDESECDLLLRPRAVMNCTHKEVTFCGPKWHYSEWSECSRSCGDGVQRRYAKCLEFDWKQKAMVESSNCKYLEREPVYGTCNVQKCEELNTLFDVERDILKPIDPPVNCKDEVSNCQRINRQRLCKLHYYKTYCCATCSGYA; encoded by the exons ATGTGGAAATTCTGGACGCTTGTGTTAGTATTGAATTTG GCGGTTCATGAAAGTGGTGCCATACGCCCAGCCACCACCAGCGACGCCCAAACGAAATGTGGTTCGGTGTTATGTGAGATGGTCTCCGAGGTGTTCAGTAAAGCCAAGTTGAGTTATGGCTACAACTATGTGCACACAATTCCAGCGGGGGCAATGAACTTAACGGTGAAACAGCTGGCACGAAGTGATAACTTATTgg CACTCAAAACTACCGATGATATATTTCTGATTAACGGCAATAATCGCGCCTCGGAGAGTGGCATATTCGAGTATAATGACGACAGCTATGACTACAATCGCGAATTGAGTATAATCACTGCTAAGGGGCCGATAAGTAAACCCGTTGTGCTTTTG CTCTTTGTGCGCGGTCATAATACTGGGATAAAGTATGACTACACACTGCCCGTACCGTCGGCTTCCATAACCGAGGAGGAGGAGCTGCAGTCACAGTGGAACGAGGTGGGCCAGCCACTGGACGAGTTAGACGAGAACAACATTGATGGCTCCGTTTCGGCACAGATCGCACGCGCACGCGAACGTAAACGACGCAAGTTCTCGTGGAAGCTACTCGGCTTTGGTGAGTGTAATCGTTCTTGTGGACCAGGTATACAACCTCCAATTTTCCGTTGCATACGCGATTTACCGACGCGTTACTATTCACCAAAGCGTTGCGCCTTTGTAGAGAAGCCAGTCTTCAGTGAGGACATCTATCATTGTAATCGCGGACTGTGTCCAGCTTATTGGCGCGCTGGTGAATATGGGGAGTGTAAATGCGCCGAAGGTGTGGCCGAGGGTGTGCGCTCCCGTTACGTGAATTGCGTGCAGGAACAAAATAACGGCAAGGTGGAAGTGGTCTCCGAAGATTTGTGTGAGCAGGAGAAGTTGCCACAGTTGAATGAGACATGCAATTGTCCAAAGCTGAATCGGCGTAAGATTTACGCACGTGGACCCGACAAGACACCACGCGTATTCTCGCGTTTGGTGATAGCGCCCACTTTGGTGCGCAGTGTTTACAACTCAACCACACCATTGCGGCGGCATCTGCGAGACGATCGCGTGGACAAAGCAGGTGTGTGGTTGATGTCGGGCTGGAATCAAGAGTGTTCGACCGATTGCGGCGCTGGCTTTGAGCATCGCTCGATCTACTGCGACCGCACGCCACCCTATACGGATCTTTGTGATCTACGCTTCACGCCAGAGCAAAAGCGTATTTGTAGTGGTAGTCAACAGGCTGAGGCTTGTCAGTACGGCACATGGTTCACTTCCGAATGGAGTAATTGCACAGGTGATTGCTTCAATTTACAGCGTAAGCGTGCTGTGCTTTGTTTGCGCGATGGCGTGGCAGTGGATGAGTCGGAATGCGATCTCTTGTTGCGCCCGCGCGCTGTTATGAATTGCACACACAAGGAAGTGACGTTTTGTGGGCCCAAGTGGCATTACTCCGAGTGGTCGGAG TGCTCCCGCTCTTGTGGTGATGGTGTTCAACGACGTTACGCCAAATGTCTGGAATTCGATTGGAAACAAAAGGCGATGGTAGAATCGAgtaattgcaaatatttggaGCGTGAGCCAGTCTATGGCACATGCAATGTGCAGAAGTGTGAAG AACTCAACACACTCTTCGATGTGGAGCGTGATATTTTGAAGCCAATAGATCCACCTGTCAATTGCAAAGATGAAGTGAGTAATTGTCAGCGGATAAATCGACAACGATTGTGCAAATTGCACTACTACAAAACCTATTGCTGTGCCACATGCAGCGGATATGCTTAG